One window of the Candidatus Woesearchaeota archaeon genome contains the following:
- a CDS encoding DUF3096 domain-containing protein, with protein sequence MRHTRFVSDVTTSASVLAILAGVLIILFPNIIEYTIAGILILGGITGLLASKRGYHWR encoded by the coding sequence ATGCGACACACACGATTCGTCAGCGACGTCACTACCTCCGCCAGCGTCCTGGCCATCCTGGCCGGCGTCCTCATCATACTCTTCCCCAACATCATCGAATACACCATCGCGGGCATTCTTATCCTTGGAGGCATAACCGGCTTGCTCGCTTCCAAGAGGGGATACCATTGGCGCTGA
- a CDS encoding 50S ribosomal protein L35ae (the function of this ribosomal subunit is unknown), with protein sequence MEARIASYRRNRHTVTPHHLILTVPKVTSRDAAEKLIGKNVTFHTGKSLIHGKVVAAHGKSGAVRAIFEKGMPGQAIGKHVKIQ encoded by the coding sequence ATGGAAGCCCGCATAGCAAGTTATCGAAGAAACAGGCACACCGTCACGCCGCACCACCTCATCCTGACGGTGCCCAAAGTAACCAGCCGGGACGCTGCGGAGAAACTCATCGGGAAAAACGTGACCTTCCACACGGGGAAATCCCTCATCCACGGCAAAGTTGTCGCGGCGCACGGCAAGAGCGGCGCCGTGAGAGCCATCTTCGAGAAAGGCATGCCCGGCCAAGCCATTGGCAAGCACGTCAAAATCCAATAG
- a CDS encoding sigmaK-factor processing regulatory BofA, whose amino-acid sequence MLNIWVILSIVVAVLFAFGLWWLLKKSIIIALNAIIGFFALFALKIFLIPALTINVWSVLIVTIGGLFGLALVLLLHAFGIAF is encoded by the coding sequence ATGCTGAACATATGGGTCATTCTTAGCATCGTCGTCGCTGTCCTCTTTGCCTTCGGACTCTGGTGGCTTCTCAAAAAAAGCATCATCATCGCCCTCAACGCCATCATCGGCTTCTTCGCCCTCTTCGCCCTCAAAATATTCCTCATCCCCGCGCTCACCATCAACGTCTGGAGCGTCCTCATCGTCACCATCGGCGGCCTTTTCGGCCTTGCCCTCGTCCTCCTCCTCCACGCCTTCGGAATCGCGTTCTGA